In the genome of Paramisgurnus dabryanus chromosome 18, PD_genome_1.1, whole genome shotgun sequence, one region contains:
- the ublcp1 gene encoding ubiquitin-like domain-containing CTD phosphatase 1 gives MSISVIIKWGGQEYSINTLSEEDTVLDLKQSIKSLTGVLPERQKLLGLKVKGKPADDDVKLGDLKLKPNTKIMMMGTREESLEDVLAPPPENDDVVNDFDIEEEVTEVENREENLAKIARRVKDYKVEELNPPRPGKSLLVLDVDYTLFDHKSCAETGQELMRPYLHEFLTSAYEDYDIVIWSATSMKWIDAKMKELGVTDNPNYKITFMLDSSAMITVHTPKRGVVEVKPLGVIWGKYGEFYNRKNTIMFDDIGRNFLMNPQNGLKIRPFMKAHLNRDKDKELYKLSLYLKEIAKLDDFSSLNHKHWERYLSKKQNQ, from the exons ATGTCTATTTCAGTGATCATCAAGTGGGGCGGACAGGAGTACTCCATTAACACTCTGTCTGAAGAGGACACGGTGTTAGATCTGAAACAATCCATTAAATCTCTCACAGGAGTTCTGCCTGAACGACAGAAGCTCTTGGGCTTAAAAGTGAAAG GTAAACCAGCAGATGATGATGTCAAGCTGGGTGACTTAAAGTTAAAGCCCAATACCAAAATTATGATGATGGGCACCAGAGAGGAAAGTTTG GAAGATGTCTTGGCCCCTCCTCCAGAAAATGATGATGTGGTCAATGACTTTGACATAGAAGAGGAAGTAACTGAGGTTGAAAACAG AGAGGAAAATTTGGCAAAGATAGCTCGTCGAGTAAAAGATTACAAAGTTGAGGAGTTAAATCCCCCAAGACCAGGAAAAAGTTTGCTTGTGTTAGACGTTGACTATACACTTTTTG ATCATAAGTCGTGTGCCGAGACAGGCCAGGAGCTGATGAGACCGTACTTACATGAGTTTCTTACATCAGCATATGAAGACTATGATATTGTTATCTGGT CTGCAACAAGTATGAAGTGGATCGATGCTAAGATGAAA GAACTTGGGGTGACCGATAATCCAAACTACAAGATCACGTTCATGCTGGACAGTTCAGCCATGATCACTGTGCACACACCCAAAAGAGGAGTCGTAGAG GTCAAGCCTTTAGGAGTAATATGGGGTAAATACGGCGAGTTCTACAACAGGAAGAATACAATAATGTTCGATGATATCGGCAGAAACTTCCTTATGAATCCACAGAATGGATTGAAG ATTAGACCATTTATGAAGGCTCACCTGAACCGTGACAAAGACAAAGAACTTTATAAGCTGTCACTGTACCTGAAGGAAATCGCTAAACTGGATGACTTCTCAAGTCTCAACCACAAGCATTGGGAAAG GTACCTCTCAAAGAAACAGAATCAATGA
- the il12bb gene encoding interleukin-12 subunit beta translates to MLLFEASCFCLLEIHTSVIHRHINAPQVQIVFSKRKRRESQLRFLKMNKIVFLILQTAIQLASATSLRSIKPNVLGLEVKDLNSHEVRLDCGEQFVGEDIHWKMNGEIIPEKGNHITVTIDGLRGGNFTCHKPNGDLLNYTLLLVHPVEFNKVVLTQSDDKEFVSCTAKNYSEHFHCSWKWHPKRIDRAVVYFSAIRNSSFINCTLDADIYGMTCVDVAYCPYSEESMSINLTLLVRNEYRLEEHHRTFLIRDIVKPDKVTLTKIEDHVFKWSPPETWSYPCSYFPLSYEVKVIPDMDSNPDCDYMGRRVEKNETNETQYTVNKKAYKFCVRAQDPFTKTAWSDWSYHYHGKKHKQSSE, encoded by the exons ATGCTTTTGTTCGAAGCCTCATGCTTCTGCTTGTTGGAAATTCACACTTCTGTAATACACAGACATATAAATGCACCGCAGGTCCAAATTGTCTTCAGTAAAAGGAAGAGGAGAGAGTCACAGCTCAGATTTCTCAAG atGAACAAGATTGTCTTTCTTATTCTGCAAACTGCCATTCAATTGGCAAGTGCCACTTCATTGAGGTCCATCAAGCCAAATG TTTTGGGTCTGGAGGTGAAAGATCTGAACAGCCATGAGGTACGGCTGGATTGTGGAGAGCAGTTTGTTGGGGAAGACATTCATTGGAAGATGAATGGAGAAATCATTCCTGAGAAAGGAAATCATATCACCGTTACCATCGATGGATTACGTGGAGGAAACTTCACATGCCACAAACCAAACGGAGATCTCCTGAATTACACGCTGCTGCTGGTTCATCCGGTCGAGTTCAACAAAGTAGTTCTCACGCAGTCTGATGATAAAG AATTCGTATCTTGTACGGCAAAAAACTACAGTGAACATTTTCATTGCTCTTGGAAATGGCATCCCAAACGCATTGATAGAGCTGTGGTATATTTCTCAGCAATCCG AAACTCCAGCTTTATCAACTGCACTCTGGATGCTGATATCTATGGGATGACTTGTGTTGATGTGGCTTACTGCCCGTACTCTGAGGAGTCAATGAGCATCAATCTAACACTGCTGGTCAGAAACGAGTACAGGTTAGAGGAGCATCACAGGACCTTTCTCATCCGAGACATTG TCAAACCAGATAAAGTGACTTTAACCAAGATTGAAGATCATGTGTTTAAATGGAGCCCTCCTGAAACCTGGAGTTACCCCTGCAGTTACTTCCCTCTCTCATATGAGGTGAAAGTGATTCCGGACATGGACTCCAATCCTGACTGTGACTACATGGGCCGTCGTGTTGAA AAAAATGAAACCAATGAGACGCAATACACAGTGAACAAGAAAGCATATAAGTTTTGCGTCCGGGCTCAGGATCCATTTACTAAAACAGCCTGGAGTGACTGGAGTTACCACTATCA TGGGAAAAAACACAAGCAAAGCTCAGAGTAA